GGTGGACGTGAAGGAGCCGGTCGACCAGATCGTCCTCAACGCCAAAGAGCTCGAGATCGACGAGGCGTGGCTGGAGCGGGACGGCGCCCGCCTGGACGCGTCGGCTTCATTCGAAACCGAGACCGAGCGGTGCCGGCTGCAGCTCAGCGGGACGGCCGGCACCGGCGCCTGGACTCTGCGCAGCCGGTTCCGCGGGGTCCTGAACGACAAGCTCGAGGGTTTCTACCGCTCGAGCTTCACCGACCCGGAGGGGAACGACCGGGTCATCGCAACCACGCAGTTCGAGTCGACCGACGCCCGCCTGGCGTTCCCCTGCTGGGACGAGCCGGACCTCAAGGCGACGTTCGCGGTGACGCTGGTGGTCCCCGACGGGGTCCTGGCGCTCAGCAACGGCGCCGAGCTATCCAACGAGCCGGCCGGTGACGGCCGCCGCCGGGTGGTCTACGCCGAGACGATGAAGATGTCCACCTACCTGGTGGCCTTCGTCGTCGGGCCCCTGGGCATCACCGATCCGGTCGACGCCGCCGGCACGCCTCTCAGGGTCGCCTACCCGCCCGGCAGGGACAACCTCACCGACTTTGCGCTGGAGACCGGGGCCTTCGCCCTCAAGTATTTCGCCGACTACTACGCAATCGGCTACCCGGCGGGGAAGCTGGACCTGGTCGCCATCCCCGACTTCGCCGCCGGGGCGATGGAGAACCTCGGCTGCATCACGTTCCGGGAGACTGCCCTGCTGGTCGACCCGCAGGGCGCCACGCAGCAGGAGCTGCAGCGGGTGGCCGACGTGGTCCATCACGAGATCGCCCACATGTGGTTCGGCGACCTCGTGACCATGCGCTGGTGGAACGGGCTGTGGCTGAACGAAGCGTTCGCCACCTTCATGGAGATGAAGTGCACCGACGCCTTCCGGCCGGCCTGGGACCGCTGGGTGGACTTCGGGATCTCCCGGACTGCCGCCTTCGAGGTCGACTCGCTGGAGAGCACCCGGCCGATCGAGTTCGAGGTCGTCTCGCCCAAGGACGCCGACGGCATGTTCGACATCCTCACCTACGAGAAGGGCGCCGCAGTCCTCCGGATGCTCGAGCAGTACCTCGGCGAGGACGCCTTCCGGGACGGAGTTCGGGAGTACCTGAAGAACAACGCCTACGGGAACACCGACACCACCGACCTGTGGGATGCGCTGGAGTACTCCACGGCGGCACCCGTTCGGCGCACCATGGACGGCTGGATCTTCCGGGGAGGCTACCCACTGGTGTCCGCCGAGGTGGTCGGCGACGAATTCACCCCCAAGCTGAGGCTTCGCCAGCGGCGGTTCTCCTACCAGGAGGGTGTCGACCGCCAGAAGTGGGTGGTCCCCATTCTCATCCGCTACGGCCAGGGTGACTTCAAGGGCAGCGCCAAGGTGATGCTGGACTCCGCCGAGAACGAGTTCGACCTGATGTTCAAGCCCGACTGGCTGGTGGTCAACGCCGGCGCCACCGGGTT
The DNA window shown above is from Actinomycetota bacterium and carries:
- a CDS encoding M1 family metallopeptidase; translation: METDRYRLPRNVVPSRYELTLEPDLATATFSGEVSIQVDVKEPVDQIVLNAKELEIDEAWLERDGARLDASASFETETERCRLQLSGTAGTGAWTLRSRFRGVLNDKLEGFYRSSFTDPEGNDRVIATTQFESTDARLAFPCWDEPDLKATFAVTLVVPDGVLALSNGAELSNEPAGDGRRRVVYAETMKMSTYLVAFVVGPLGITDPVDAAGTPLRVAYPPGRDNLTDFALETGAFALKYFADYYAIGYPAGKLDLVAIPDFAAGAMENLGCITFRETALLVDPQGATQQELQRVADVVHHEIAHMWFGDLVTMRWWNGLWLNEAFATFMEMKCTDAFRPAWDRWVDFGISRTAAFEVDSLESTRPIEFEVVSPKDADGMFDILTYEKGAAVLRMLEQYLGEDAFRDGVREYLKNNAYGNTDTTDLWDALEYSTAAPVRRTMDGWIFRGGYPLVSAEVVGDEFTPKLRLRQRRFSYQEGVDRQKWVVPILIRYGQGDFKGSAKVMLDSAENEFDLMFKPDWLVVNAGATGFYRVQYSPEMLEGLIGPGVAAMGAGERYGVVDDHFAAMVGGRIPATEYLDLLRKLSSSETDLSVWQRVTGALGTLDRLVDGAAREAYRSAVGEIVRPALDRLGWEPAAGESERSAQLRGVLLETLGSVGADPDAIGLARKLHAAFVADPSSVDPALAAASIGVIADNGDAGDFDLFWERHKASPSPQLSVRYLHALGRFPEPELAKRLLGLVATDVRTQDAPFTLARAMGNRETGRIVWEFIRDSWDQLLERFPAGSIVRMVSSIAGITEREWAAEVQEFFDSHPVPQSEKTLAQNLERMWNAVRLKEREAESFAANLS